One genomic region from Spirochaetota bacterium encodes:
- a CDS encoding TRAP transporter small permease: MHHFTTIKLKIDKVLITLLSSLLFTMLFCVCWQVFSRYILKMPATFTEELVRFLLIWVGLLGATYSFGTHRHLSLTWVYDKFSSKLKFIIKIFIIVLITILSIALLIYGGYRLMLIASTQKSSVLAIPMWIVYAISPISGCLILFYQIYDFWTLINNKEIL, from the coding sequence ATGCATCATTTTACAACAATCAAATTAAAGATTGATAAAGTTCTTATTACTTTATTAAGTAGTTTATTATTCACTATGCTTTTTTGTGTTTGTTGGCAAGTTTTTTCAAGATATATTTTAAAAATGCCTGCAACTTTCACGGAAGAGTTAGTCCGTTTCTTATTAATATGGGTGGGATTACTTGGTGCTACATATAGCTTTGGTACTCATAGACACTTATCATTAACATGGGTTTATGATAAATTTTCTAGTAAATTAAAATTCATTATTAAAATTTTTATTATAGTATTAATTACTATCCTTTCAATAGCTTTATTGATATATGGTGGTTATAGACTAATGCTTATTGCTAGTACTCAAAAATCATCTGTTTTAGCAATTCCTATGTGGATAGTTTATGCTATTTCACCTATTAGTGGTTGTCTGATTTTATTTTATCAAATTTATGATTTTTGGACACTTATAAATAATAAGGAGATACTATAA
- a CDS encoding TRAP transporter large permease subunit encodes MNIEITTLLSVFVVLLVIGAPISIAIAISSLSVMFMFLPPEMALLTAAQTVVNALNSFSLLAIPLFILSGSIMNTGGLALRLINFTKLFTGKLPGPLFQINILSNMLFGALSGSAIAAEVAVGKIIDPLQKKENYDPALSAAVNIASCPTGLLIPPSNTFIVYSLVSGGTSIAALFLAGYLPGILMGLGISLVAMFFSIKENYPKQQSISFQEKKEIIIKALPSLLMIVIVIGGVVGGVFTATEGSGIAALYSLILSVIYKSLNAKKLKEIVIETVSMTGIVLFLISVSSIMSWVLSYSKIPQIIAEGLLSVSNNPIIIMLLINLILLCVGTFMDMTPAILIFTPIFLPIAKQIGFDPVHFGIIMTFNLCIGLCTPPVGSALFVGCSLSNIKIEEVFSKLIPMFIVLIITLFLIIFIPEISLFLPRAFGLM; translated from the coding sequence ATGAATATTGAAATTACTACTTTACTTTCTGTTTTTGTTGTTTTGCTTGTTATAGGAGCTCCTATATCTATCGCTATTGCAATTTCATCTTTGAGTGTTATGTTCATGTTTTTACCACCTGAAATGGCTTTGTTAACAGCAGCCCAAACTGTTGTTAATGCACTAAATTCTTTTTCTTTGTTAGCTATTCCTTTGTTTATTCTATCAGGTTCTATTATGAATACTGGCGGATTAGCCTTGAGATTGATTAATTTTACAAAGCTCTTCACAGGAAAACTTCCAGGCCCTCTTTTTCAAATTAATATTCTTTCAAATATGTTATTTGGAGCATTATCAGGATCAGCAATTGCTGCTGAAGTCGCCGTTGGTAAAATCATTGATCCTTTACAAAAAAAAGAAAACTATGATCCTGCACTATCTGCTGCCGTGAATATTGCTTCTTGTCCCACTGGGCTTCTCATCCCACCAAGTAACACTTTTATTGTGTACTCCTTGGTAAGTGGAGGGACTTCTATTGCTGCTTTATTTTTAGCTGGTTATTTACCTGGTATATTAATGGGCTTGGGCATATCTTTGGTTGCAATGTTTTTTTCAATCAAAGAAAATTATCCAAAACAGCAAAGCATCTCTTTTCAAGAAAAAAAAGAAATAATAATTAAAGCCCTACCTAGCTTATTAATGATTGTTATTGTTATTGGCGGTGTTGTTGGTGGTGTATTTACTGCTACAGAAGGATCTGGTATTGCCGCTCTGTATAGTTTAATTTTATCTGTAATATATAAGTCATTAAATGCCAAAAAATTAAAAGAAATTGTTATAGAAACCGTTAGTATGACTGGTATTGTATTATTTCTCATTAGTGTTTCTTCTATTATGTCTTGGGTATTATCTTATTCCAAAATTCCTCAAATTATTGCTGAAGGATTATTAAGTGTTTCTAACAATCCTATCATAATAATGCTTCTCATTAATCTTATTCTATTATGTGTAGGAACTTTTATGGATATGACACCTGCTATTCTCATCTTTACTCCTATTTTCTTACCTATTGCTAAACAAATAGGATTTGATCCTGTTCATTTTGGTATCATCATGACATTCAATCTTTGTATAGGTCTTTGTACCCCTCCCGTAGGAAGTGCCTTATTTGTTGGTTGTAGCTTATCTAATATCAAAATAGAAGAAGTTTTCTCAAAATTAATTCCTATGTTTATTGTTTTGATTATTACTCTATTTTTGATTATTTTTATACCAGAAATCAGTCTTTTTTTACCAAGAGCATTTGGATTAATGTAA
- a CDS encoding zinc ABC transporter substrate-binding protein translates to MINKKYLILAMMLGLNSACGTKNISQKTLIVTGLAPIASLITVIAGDKYDIRFIIPNNTDPHNFNLKPSDAIILAKADTIIALDNHFDGKILSTADNTAKFHLLNTESEDTHEDHDHLNNPHLWISYKHLGDLSQKIMEILIANFPENKLDFQKNNKTFNDRLEKSYQQIKNLYKDSDKKIFVVQRHNVWDYLLKELNIELIATLYEHEGEQVSVKKMVTIINKINQISNKDQIVMIDDAFTDPSTVLQAISDQTGVKITVLNPMGSQENTTIDPIDLLDIYSKLLIN, encoded by the coding sequence ATGATTAATAAAAAATACCTAATACTAGCTATGATGTTAGGCTTGAATAGTGCTTGTGGTACAAAAAATATATCTCAAAAGACTTTAATAGTCACGGGATTAGCACCTATTGCTTCATTAATTACTGTTATAGCTGGTGATAAATATGATATTCGTTTTATAATTCCGAATAATACAGATCCTCATAATTTTAATCTAAAACCATCAGATGCTATTATTTTAGCAAAAGCTGATACGATAATAGCTTTGGATAATCACTTTGATGGCAAAATATTATCTACAGCTGATAATACCGCAAAGTTTCATTTGTTGAATACAGAATCTGAGGACACTCATGAGGATCATGATCATTTAAATAATCCACATTTATGGATATCTTATAAACATTTAGGAGATTTATCTCAAAAAATTATGGAAATATTAATTGCTAATTTCCCTGAAAATAAGTTGGATTTTCAAAAAAACAATAAAACTTTTAATGATCGTTTAGAAAAATCTTATCAACAAATTAAAAATTTATACAAAGATAGTGATAAAAAAATATTTGTTGTGCAACGACACAATGTGTGGGATTATTTATTAAAAGAATTAAATATTGAACTTATTGCTACACTATATGAGCATGAAGGAGAACAAGTGTCTGTTAAAAAAATGGTTACTATCATTAATAAAATAAACCAAATATCAAATAAAGATCAAATTGTGATGATAGATGACGCTTTTACAGATCCTTCAACAGTATTACAAGCCATATCAGACCAAACAGGTGTAAAAATAACAGTTTTGAATCCAATGGGTAGCCAAGAAAATACGACTATTGACCCTATTGATTTGTTAGATATTTATAGTAAACTGTTAATAAATTAG
- a CDS encoding chemotaxis protein CheW: protein MQNIILPFRLNNTWLGLELDLIKNVDSCGNISMMPNMQAPLIGLIQKHGTIFPVWSLFHLVGGKSADVETCLLHIEIKIKDKITIIPVHEVLPVTQKVTGWIPMVKYGLHMFRFLDKKAPQSINDIQEIPVEHIFQYETPISNFQVEELQ from the coding sequence ATGCAGAATATAATATTACCATTTCGTTTGAATAATACTTGGTTGGGATTAGAGCTAGATCTAATAAAAAATGTAGATTCTTGTGGTAACATATCTATGATGCCAAATATGCAAGCTCCATTAATTGGATTAATTCAAAAACATGGTACAATATTTCCTGTTTGGTCTCTATTTCATCTTGTTGGTGGTAAAAGTGCAGATGTTGAAACTTGTTTGTTACATATAGAAATAAAAATCAAAGATAAAATAACCATTATTCCTGTTCATGAAGTGTTACCTGTAACTCAAAAAGTAACTGGTTGGATTCCTATGGTAAAATATGGTCTCCATATGTTTAGATTTTTAGATAAAAAAGCACCCCAATCTATAAATGATATTCAAGAAATACCAGTAGAACATATTTTTCAATATGAAACGCCCATTTCAAACTTTCAAGTAGAAGAATTACAATAA
- a CDS encoding RNA-binding transcriptional accessory protein: MPITEEFIESLKTDLDDICTRISEKLNISKTQIKTTLELFKEDCTVPFIARYRKEKTGNLDETEIRAIEHLNKSLVNLETRRVEITKAIFSQKLLTEELLTNINACSTQTELEDLYAPYKRKKKTRGMKAIEAGLELLSELILTKASEDEINTKASEFLNEEHKIITIADALQGAMDIIAEKVSQDIDNRTAIRVYILKHGQLLVTGNKDKETSVYGMYYDYKEPLSTVKPHRILALNRGETSKELEVKINIEEDSVYNVTLSRYTISNKFHKNAITDSMKRLLIPAVLREIRSNFTSLADTHGIALFSVNLQNLLLQAPIKRTRILAFDPGIRTGTKVTALDENGKYLSDFTFYQHKSITDSKNMIAAALQKYNIELIAIGNGTGSQDVQEIVTQTIEEFKIDIPFTVVAEDGASVYSASPVAKEEFPDLDVSIRGAISIGRRLLDPLSELVKIDPQSIGVGLYQHDLNQTALGESLDETVESVVNKVGVNVNTASYSLLKYVSGIKLSLAKKIITYRDKNGTFTNRIDLLKIPGMGDKTFEQAAGFLKIPESPESLDNTWVHPENYALAREIITILKEGKASKAQLEEWCTKYNVGQTTIEDIMLELQKPARDPREDYPGPIMQKGVKKFEDLRVGMSVTGKIKNVVDFGAFVDLGLKETALLHLSEMSDNYVEHPTDVVKTGDIITAKIIDIDEKRHRIALSMKTGTANPRSPRSENKNSERTSPKDKATNNNSSNNSRNNDMKQNDSGQMTHNPFAHLLKK, encoded by the coding sequence ATGCCTATTACAGAAGAATTTATTGAATCTCTTAAGACTGATCTGGATGATATTTGTACTCGAATTTCAGAAAAATTAAATATTTCTAAAACTCAAATCAAAACTACACTAGAACTTTTTAAAGAAGATTGTACTGTTCCTTTCATTGCTCGTTATCGTAAAGAAAAAACAGGGAATTTAGACGAAACAGAAATTCGTGCTATAGAACATCTTAACAAATCATTAGTTAATTTAGAAACAAGAAGAGTAGAGATTACTAAAGCAATTTTTTCACAAAAATTACTCACAGAAGAACTACTCACTAATATCAATGCTTGTTCTACGCAAACAGAATTAGAAGATCTCTATGCACCATACAAACGTAAGAAAAAAACTCGTGGTATGAAAGCTATAGAAGCAGGTTTAGAACTATTATCAGAATTAATACTTACTAAAGCCTCTGAAGATGAAATTAATACCAAAGCTTCTGAATTTCTCAACGAAGAGCATAAAATTATTACTATTGCAGATGCTCTCCAAGGTGCTATGGATATTATCGCAGAAAAAGTATCACAAGATATTGATAATAGAACTGCTATTCGTGTTTATATTCTCAAACACGGTCAATTACTTGTAACAGGAAACAAAGACAAAGAGACTAGTGTTTATGGTATGTATTATGATTATAAAGAACCACTTTCTACAGTCAAACCACATAGAATTCTTGCTCTAAATAGAGGGGAAACAAGCAAAGAACTAGAAGTGAAAATTAATATTGAAGAAGATAGTGTATATAATGTTACTCTTTCTCGCTATACTATATCTAACAAATTTCATAAAAATGCTATCACTGATAGTATGAAAAGATTGCTTATTCCTGCCGTTTTGAGAGAAATTCGTTCTAATTTTACTAGTCTTGCTGATACCCATGGAATAGCACTCTTCTCAGTAAATCTTCAAAATCTTTTATTACAAGCTCCTATCAAGCGTACTCGTATTCTTGCTTTTGATCCAGGTATTCGTACAGGAACAAAAGTAACTGCTTTGGATGAAAATGGTAAATATCTTTCCGATTTTACTTTTTATCAACACAAATCAATAACTGATTCCAAAAATATGATAGCAGCAGCATTACAAAAGTATAATATAGAATTAATAGCTATCGGTAATGGTACTGGTAGTCAGGATGTTCAAGAAATAGTTACTCAAACAATAGAAGAATTCAAAATTGATATCCCTTTTACTGTTGTCGCCGAAGATGGAGCAAGTGTATATTCTGCCTCTCCTGTAGCTAAAGAAGAATTTCCAGATTTAGATGTGAGTATCCGTGGTGCTATTTCTATTGGGCGTCGTTTGTTAGATCCCCTTTCTGAATTAGTAAAAATTGATCCTCAATCTATTGGAGTTGGACTTTATCAACATGATCTCAATCAAACTGCTCTTGGTGAATCACTGGATGAAACAGTAGAATCTGTTGTAAATAAAGTAGGCGTAAATGTAAATACCGCTTCTTATTCTTTATTAAAATATGTTTCTGGTATTAAATTGAGTCTTGCTAAAAAAATTATTACTTATAGAGATAAAAATGGTACTTTTACTAATCGAATAGATCTTCTCAAAATACCAGGTATGGGTGACAAAACATTTGAACAAGCAGCTGGATTTCTTAAAATTCCTGAATCTCCCGAATCATTAGATAACACATGGGTACATCCAGAGAACTATGCTCTAGCTCGTGAGATTATTACTATTCTCAAAGAAGGTAAAGCATCTAAAGCTCAGTTAGAAGAATGGTGTACTAAATATAATGTTGGACAGACAACAATAGAAGATATTATGTTAGAATTACAAAAGCCTGCTCGAGATCCTCGTGAAGATTATCCAGGGCCTATCATGCAAAAAGGCGTGAAAAAATTTGAAGACCTTCGTGTTGGGATGTCTGTAACTGGTAAGATAAAGAATGTAGTAGATTTTGGTGCTTTTGTAGATTTGGGTCTCAAAGAGACAGCTCTTCTTCATTTGTCTGAAATGAGTGATAATTATGTAGAACATCCTACAGATGTTGTCAAAACGGGTGATATCATTACCGCTAAAATTATTGATATTGATGAAAAAAGACATAGAATTGCTTTGTCCATGAAAACTGGAACAGCAAATCCTCGTTCTCCAAGATCAGAAAATAAAAATAGTGAGAGAACTTCTCCAAAAGATAAAGCAACAAATAATAATAGCTCTAATAATTCACGTAATAACGATATGAAACAAAATGACTCTGGTCAAATGACACACAATCCTTTTGCTCATTTATTAAAAAAATAA
- a CDS encoding glycoside-pentoside-hexuronide (GPH):cation symporter: MNITTKPFGFKDKIGYFCGDFANGLFFSLTASYLTLFYVDILGISAASVGLLLVLARVWDAINDPILGTWIDNQKPTPMGKFRPWILRMAMPVIIFGMLSFATFSSLLDAPLYIKLIYAYVTYIGFGMSYTAINIPYGSLASVISDNEIDRTSLSMFRSYGAVAASLTISMLIPIFVFDENRMPQAEGFFKVSVIFGILSMIFYTICYKLTTERIVNTYTGPKKIDLLVTMKDIFRNKPLLLQMFSGMTSIGVFLVLGTLGPYLFKDYFQNTNALVLNGLLGVIAMVIVSLFLKKLVAKFGKKSTAVGGLFIYSICSFLFFLLPITNVYHYFILMGIGMCGMTTNTLLTWAFIPDCIDNHEYLTGKREEGTIYAIYSFSRKIGQAAAGFFGAYVLIWVKYIANQPTQSIETIQAIKVYASLLPGIGTLIIAIVLMLFYHLDKDQVQHITETLKKRRQELKDSNTLTE; the protein is encoded by the coding sequence ATGAATATAACAACAAAACCTTTTGGTTTTAAAGATAAGATAGGTTATTTTTGTGGAGATTTCGCAAATGGATTATTCTTTTCTTTGACAGCCTCCTATTTAACTTTATTTTATGTAGATATTCTAGGTATCAGCGCTGCTTCCGTGGGTTTATTATTAGTATTGGCTAGAGTTTGGGATGCTATCAATGACCCAATACTAGGAACTTGGATCGACAATCAAAAACCAACTCCCATGGGTAAATTCCGTCCATGGATTCTAAGAATGGCAATGCCTGTAATAATATTTGGTATGCTTTCTTTTGCAACTTTTTCATCTTTATTAGATGCACCTTTATATATCAAATTAATATATGCTTATGTTACTTATATCGGATTTGGAATGAGTTATACTGCTATTAATATTCCTTATGGATCTTTAGCTTCTGTAATATCAGATAATGAAATAGATAGAACATCTCTTTCTATGTTTAGATCTTATGGTGCCGTCGCTGCTTCTTTAACAATAAGTATGTTGATTCCTATTTTTGTATTCGATGAAAATCGAATGCCTCAAGCAGAAGGATTTTTTAAAGTTTCAGTTATATTCGGTATATTAAGTATGATTTTTTATACTATATGTTACAAATTAACTACAGAAAGAATTGTAAATACTTATACAGGTCCTAAAAAAATAGATCTTCTTGTAACGATGAAAGATATTTTTAGAAATAAACCTCTATTATTACAAATGTTCTCAGGTATGACATCTATTGGAGTTTTTCTTGTATTAGGTACTTTAGGACCTTACCTTTTTAAAGATTATTTCCAAAATACTAATGCTTTAGTACTTAATGGATTATTAGGTGTTATTGCTATGGTAATTGTTAGTTTATTTCTAAAAAAATTAGTAGCTAAATTTGGTAAAAAATCTACTGCTGTTGGAGGATTATTTATTTATAGTATATGCTCATTTTTATTTTTTTTATTACCAATCACTAATGTTTATCATTATTTTATTTTAATGGGAATAGGTATGTGTGGTATGACTACTAACACTCTTCTTACTTGGGCTTTTATACCTGATTGTATTGATAATCATGAATATCTTACAGGAAAACGTGAAGAGGGTACTATTTATGCGATCTATTCTTTTTCTCGTAAAATAGGTCAAGCTGCTGCTGGATTTTTTGGAGCTTATGTATTAATATGGGTAAAATATATTGCAAATCAACCAACACAATCTATTGAAACTATTCAAGCCATTAAGGTATACGCTAGTCTTCTTCCTGGTATAGGTACATTAATAATAGCAATAGTATTAATGTTATTTTATCATCTTGACAAAGATCAAGTTCAACATATTACAGAAACACTAAAAAAACGTAGACAAGAGCTAAAAGATAGTAATACTCTTACAGAATAA
- a CDS encoding peptidylprolyl isomerase: MKAKKGDAVKVHYTGKLTDGTVFDSSEGKDPLAFVIGQGQIIPGFEKGVEGMEVGATKTINIPTKDAYGDIVKEAVVEIPVGQKLVLLNPQSGEPMPVTIIAAENGKLTLDGNHPLAGKALTFELTLESVGEASDECCGGGSEECGCSH; this comes from the coding sequence ATGAAAGCAAAAAAAGGCGATGCAGTTAAAGTACATTATACAGGAAAATTAACAGATGGAACAGTTTTTGATAGCTCTGAAGGTAAAGATCCTTTAGCTTTCGTTATTGGTCAAGGTCAAATAATACCTGGTTTTGAAAAAGGTGTTGAGGGAATGGAAGTGGGTGCAACTAAAACTATCAATATTCCGACCAAAGATGCTTATGGTGATATTGTTAAAGAGGCTGTTGTTGAAATTCCAGTAGGACAAAAATTAGTATTATTAAATCCACAAAGTGGTGAGCCAATGCCTGTAACAATTATTGCAGCAGAAAATGGTAAATTAACTCTTGATGGAAATCATCCATTAGCAGGAAAAGCTCTTACTTTTGAACTTACTTTAGAGTCTGTTGGGGAAGCTTCCGATGAATGCTGTGGTGGTGGATCAGAAGAATGTGGTTGTAGTCATTAA
- a CDS encoding bifunctional metallophosphatase/5'-nucleotidase — protein sequence MDSTDIFNMTDLDIAVLGNHEFDFGLKQAYNIITNRNFPTITANIYERDTSNNIVPPTFTTNINGKSIGFIGLLTSDEVYADKDKFGQFFVTDEFISLSNLLLTEPSITTNDLLVLVSHTGIEKEQAIAKAFPNLFDLIIGGHSHTYLEQPIKINKTLIVQLNNNIKELGKLDLNINSKNEVISYTYQAIPIKNITPDPKVRSYIKSKQGLVDQQMGFILATISETLEDTDIRRLSTPLGNFITDMVFEGFKDRGVEILMLNSGGIRSSIDEGNITLGKVYEIHPFDNIGVYFETTGSALKQILSHSANNVRGTGGFLQLSKGLSVTVENDKSISSIILNGIAIDENKIYKIITSDWTFNGGDGYNMIKKNAQNIQTLGFDVRDILIQQLKNRREINVNTLDNTKRWNIK from the coding sequence ATGGATTCCACGGATATTTTTAATATGACAGACTTGGATATTGCTGTATTAGGAAATCATGAATTCGATTTTGGACTTAAACAAGCCTACAATATTATTACTAATAGAAATTTTCCAACTATTACTGCTAATATTTATGAACGAGATACTAGTAACAATATTGTTCCACCAACTTTTACTACTAATATTAATGGCAAAAGCATAGGATTTATTGGACTTTTAACTTCTGACGAAGTTTATGCTGACAAAGATAAATTTGGTCAATTTTTTGTTACTGATGAATTTATTTCTTTATCAAATCTTCTTCTAACAGAGCCATCTATCACAACTAATGATTTGCTAGTTTTAGTCTCTCATACAGGAATTGAAAAAGAACAGGCTATTGCAAAAGCATTTCCAAATCTTTTTGATCTTATTATAGGTGGTCATTCCCATACTTACTTGGAACAACCTATAAAAATCAACAAAACATTGATTGTTCAATTAAATAATAACATTAAAGAATTGGGGAAATTAGATTTAAATATCAATTCTAAAAATGAAGTTATATCTTATACATATCAAGCAATCCCTATTAAAAATATTACTCCAGATCCTAAAGTGAGATCTTACATAAAATCAAAACAAGGCTTAGTAGACCAACAAATGGGTTTTATTTTAGCAACAATATCTGAAACATTAGAAGATACAGATATTAGAAGATTATCAACGCCCTTAGGTAATTTTATTACTGATATGGTGTTCGAAGGCTTCAAAGATAGAGGCGTAGAGATTCTTATGTTGAACTCTGGTGGTATAAGATCATCTATAGATGAGGGGAATATTACTTTAGGTAAAGTATACGAAATTCACCCTTTTGATAATATTGGAGTATATTTTGAAACAACTGGTTCTGCATTAAAACAAATATTATCTCACTCAGCTAACAATGTTCGTGGTACAGGTGGATTTTTACAGTTATCAAAAGGTTTATCTGTTACTGTAGAAAATGATAAAAGTATCTCCTCAATTATACTTAATGGAATAGCAATAGATGAAAATAAAATATATAAAATAATAACTTCTGATTGGACATTCAACGGTGGAGACGGATATAATATGATCAAAAAAAATGCTCAAAACATACAAACACTTGGATTTGATGTAAGAGATATACTTATCCAACAATTAAAAAATCGTAGAGAGATTAATGTAAACACATTAGATAATACGAAACGATGGAATATTAAATAA
- a CDS encoding TRAP transporter substrate-binding protein, whose translation MKKNITLLIVTLVLIGACGKNEKSTDTANTKTQVLKLSHNHATGYPVDLAYQKFAELVKSNSAGRYEIEIYPSAQLGESKASVELAQSGVLQFGHINSAALEGFDNIYSILNLPYIFKDYEHYKRVMDSTEVRDIFEASSNQGFITLIYLEGGARSFYTKSKAITTPADLAGMKIRVQDSPTHIQMIQRLGGTPVILNFSEVYTGLQQGVIDGAENNTPSLVQTGHGEVAKYFSLNEHLRLSDFLVVGAPFWNKLSEEDKDMFRTSANETIAYFSTVWNDAEMDALTQAKEKYNIKITEVNTKPFRDLVLPLQDEIAAKDPKFKKLLDHIRSLEQ comes from the coding sequence ATGAAAAAAAATATAACTTTATTAATTGTCACTCTAGTATTAATAGGAGCTTGTGGTAAAAACGAAAAATCAACAGACACAGCGAATACAAAAACACAAGTATTAAAACTATCACACAATCACGCTACTGGATATCCAGTAGATTTAGCATATCAAAAATTTGCTGAATTAGTAAAATCCAATTCAGCAGGACGCTATGAAATAGAAATTTATCCAAGTGCTCAGCTTGGAGAATCAAAAGCTTCTGTAGAATTAGCTCAATCTGGAGTATTACAATTTGGACATATTAATTCTGCTGCCTTAGAAGGATTTGATAATATTTATTCCATCTTAAATTTACCTTATATATTCAAAGATTATGAACATTACAAACGCGTAATGGATAGTACCGAAGTGCGTGATATTTTTGAAGCTTCTTCTAATCAGGGATTTATAACTCTTATTTACTTAGAAGGTGGGGCTCGTAGTTTTTATACCAAAAGCAAAGCAATCACTACTCCTGCAGATCTTGCTGGTATGAAAATTCGTGTTCAGGATTCTCCAACTCATATACAAATGATTCAGCGTCTAGGTGGAACTCCTGTTATTTTAAACTTTTCTGAAGTATATACAGGATTACAACAAGGGGTTATTGACGGTGCCGAAAATAATACCCCATCTCTCGTACAAACAGGACATGGAGAAGTTGCTAAATATTTTTCTCTCAATGAACATTTAAGATTATCAGACTTTCTTGTTGTTGGTGCTCCTTTTTGGAATAAACTATCTGAAGAAGATAAAGATATGTTCCGTACATCAGCTAATGAAACAATAGCATATTTCAGTACTGTTTGGAACGATGCCGAAATGGACGCTCTCACTCAAGCAAAAGAAAAATATAACATTAAAATTACAGAAGTTAATACAAAACCCTTCAGAGATTTAGTATTACCTTTACAAGACGAAATCGCTGCCAAAGATCCTAAATTCAAAAAATTGTTAGATCATATTCGTTCTTTAGAACAATAA